From Neisseria cinerea:
TTGCCGGTACGGATGCACAACGTGCCGCCGATTTCCAAGATGTCGCTTCCGGTCGCGTTGCCATGCCGAAAGTTCTGATGGGTTTGCGCGGCGGTTATGGTGCGGCACGCATTCTGCCGCATATCGATTTTGCCTCACTCGGCGCAAGAATGCGCGAACGCGGTACGCTGTTTTTCGGCTTTAGTGATGTTTGCGCCGTCCAGCTGGCACTCTTGGCAAAAGGCAATATGATGAGTTTTGCCGGTCCGATGGCATACAGTGAATTCGGCAAACCCTCCCCCAGCGTGTTTACAATGGATGCCTTTATCAAGGGGGCAACACAATGCAGCCTGACTGTTGATATTCCTAATATCCAACGCTCCGATATCGAAACCGAAGGCATATTGTGGGGAGGCAACCTCAGCGTCCTTGCTTCACTTGCCGGTACCCCCTATATGCCCGATATTCAAGGCGGCATTTTATTCATCGAAGATGTCGGCGAACAACCATACCGCATCGAACGTATGCTCAATACCCTATATCTTTCAGGTATTTTAGGCAAACAACGCGCCATTATTTTCGGCGATTTCCGTATGGGCAATATCCGCGATGTATACGATTCGTCTTATGATTTTTCTACCGTGGTCAACCATATTTCGCGTACGGCAAAAATTCCTGTGCTGACAGGTTTCCCGTTCGGACATATTGCCGACAAAATTACTTTCCCGCTGGGTGCGCACGCCAAAGTCCGCAGCAGAAGCGATGGCGGTTATTCGGTTGAATTTGACAATTATCCTACTCTCGATACATCTGTCCTGACCTTAGACACCCTGCTTCCCCCACCTGATCTCTCGGTATTTACAGAAAACAGCCTTACTGATATTTCAGAATAGCAGTATTAGAAAGACAAAAAAATGCCGTCTGAAGCCTTCAGACGGTATTCTTAACAAATAAGTGTTAAAAAATACAATGCACGGATATACACCCGTCCCAACCGGTTACAGATTGAACAAAACTCCACCCATATCCACTTTTCGCATATATTTCAATTTCTTTCCCCGTCAATCCAGATTTCAACAAGAAATTTTTAACTGGATAATTTCCTTATATATATAACTCCTTCAAAATGACAATTTACATTAATTAAAACACTATATCTTACAATCCTTCCAAACACGGCCAATCATACCAATACGGTATTTCTACATCGACTTACGCTTTATTAAGAATCTTATCCATAAAAAAACTGCACCTGATAACAGGTGCAGTTTCCAATATTCAAACTAAAACTTATTTGTCTCGGCTGAATACAATTTTAGTAGCTTGAATAGCAACGCATACTGCACCGCCAATGAAGATCAAGTCAGCTGCCGTACGTACCCAACGCAAGGTATCGAGGATTTCCATTTGCAGGAATTCTTCACTACGTGCATACCACAAACCGTGAGTAATAGAGGCATATGCTTGAATAGCACCGACAGGCAGCAGGCTGATAACAATCATGCCGACCAAACCGCCATTGAGCAACCAGAAGCCCCAAGTCATCAACTTGTCGTCAAACTGCACGTTCGGTTTCAAATAACGAGCAACCAGCAATACGAAGCCCAGAGCCAAGAAACCGTACACACCGAACAAGGCAGCGTGCGCATGAACAGCAGAAGTATTCAAACCTTGGATATAGAACAGGGAAATCGGCGGGTTAATCAGGAAACCGAATACACCGGCACCAATCATGTTCCAGAAGGCGACTGCAACGAAGCACATCAGCGGCCAACGCAAACGTTTCGCCCAATCGGACAAGTGTTGGTAAGACCAGTGTTCGTATGCTTCACGGCCCAGCAATACCAGCGGTACTACCTCCAAAGCGGAGAAGCAGGCACCGATTGCCATAGAAGCAGAAGTAGAGCCGGAGAAATACAAGTGGTGCAACGTACCCGGGATACCGCCCAGCATGAAGATAGCACCTGCAGCTAGGGTAGAAGCAGTAGCGGTACTACGGCGGACAAAGCCCATGTTGTAGAAGATAAATGCGAAGGCAGCGGTAGCGAACACTTCGAAGAAACCTTCCACCCACAGGTGAACCACCCACCAGCGCCAGTATTCCATTACGGCAATCGGAGATTTTTCACCATAGAACAGGCCCGGTGCGTAGAACACACCAACACCAACCATGGAGGCAACAAAGATTGCCAGCAGGTTTTTATCCACGCCTTTTTCTTTAAAGGCAGAGATAGTGCAACGCAACATCAGGAACAGCCACAACAACAGACCGACCATCAACAGGAGTTGCCAGAAGCGGCCCAAATCAAGGTATTCGTAACCTTGGTGGCCGAACCAGAAGTTTAGCTCAGGTGGAATGATGTGAGTCAAAGCAAAGAAGTTACCCGCGTAAGAACCGCCGACTACGATGAACAGGGCGATGTACAGGAAGTTTACACCGGCACGTTGGAACTTGGGATCTTTACCGCCGTTCACAATCGGAGCCAAGAACAGACCTGCTGTCAGGAAACCGGTTGCAATCCAGAAGATGGCGGATTGAAGGTGCCAAGTACGGGTCAAGGCATAAGGGAACCAATCGGACATTTCGAAGCCCAGTGCTTCGTCAATACCATAGAAACCTTGACCTTCGACGGTATAGTGCGCAGTCAGACCACCCAACAATACTTGTACCACAAACAGGGCAACTGTCAGGAATACATATTTGCCCAATGCTTTTTGCGAAGGAGTCAACTGAACCTTAGAAATAGGATCTTCAGCCGGAACTTCCACTTCTTCGTGTTTGGTCAGGAAAGAATAACCCCACATCAACAAACCGATGCCCATCAACAGAAGAACAACGCTGGTGAATGACCACATATAGTTTTCAGTGGTCGGCACATTGTTGATCAAAGGCTCGTGCGGCCAGTTGTTAGTATAGGTAAAGGTTTCGTTAGGACGGTTGGTCGAAGCAGACCATGAAGTCCAGAAGAAGAAGTTGAACAGTTTTTCACGTGCCTCTTGACTTGGCAATGTATTATTTTTCATTGCAAAGTGTTCACGAGTGGTTTGCAGCTTAGGATCGTCGCTATAAACACCGTGGTAGTAAGGCAGGATGCTTTCGATAGCTTTTACACGCGTATCGCTGATGACAACGGAACCATCTTCTTTCACACGGCTTTGATTACGGTATTCGTCAGCCAAGCGTGTTTTCAAGACAGCTTGTTCCTCAGGGGAAACCTCATCGAATTTTTTGCCGTAAGTCTGTTGCGCAGTCAAATCCAACCATGCAACCAACTCACGATGCAGCCAGTCCGCAGTCCAGTCCGGAGCCTGATATGCACCATGACCCAGAATCGAACCGACCTCCATACCGCCGGTACTTTGCCATGCAGACTGACCTGCCAAAATATCGTCTTTCGTCATCAGAACCTTGCCTGATGCAGAAACGACCTGTTCAGGGTAAGGCGGGGCTTTTTTGTAAACCTCGCTGCCCATATAGCCAAGAATGGTAAAGCATACCGCCAGAACGGCAAACAGCAAGTACCATAGCTTCTTGTACTGTCCCATTTTGAGAGCTCCTTTTGGTAAAAAGTGGTTGTTTAAAATTCACAGAATATGAATGTTAAAGATTGTAGCACGGTTTACCGCACAAATAAACATTTGTTCAAACAAACCCGTATATAAACAAATATATAGATGATAATCTATATCATTATCGTAATTTAGGAGCTACCTATCTTTACCTGCACCCATCAATTTACTTAATTTGAATTATTTTGCACATTTTTAGTAGTTATAAAGTATTAGAAGTGTCATTTTAAGTTCGTATTTATAGAATTATTTGATTTATGTCAAAATATATAGGGATGAGCCACCGCATAATCACGCCCAGTTCTTAACCAATCCTTTCAGGACAATTTAATTTTTCTTACAAAAAGGAAAACATCATGAAACGTCAAGCCTTAGCTGCAATTATCGCTTCCATGTTTGCTTTAGCCGCCTGTGGTGGCGAACAAGCTGCACAGGCCCCTGCCGAAGCGCCTGCCGCTTCCGCTGAAGCTGCAAGCTCCGCTACACAAGCTGCCGCCGAAACTCCGGCAGGCGAACTGCCCGTTATCGATGCAGTTACCACACACGCTCCAGAAGTACCTCCTGCAATCGACCGCGACTACCCTGCCAAAGTCCGCGTGAAAATGGAAACCATCGAAAAAACCATGAAAATGGATGATGGCGTCGAGTACCACTACTGGACATTTAACGGCGATGTTCCGGGCCGCATGATTCGCGTACGCGAAGGTGATACAGTAGAAGTAGAATTCTCTAACAATCCTTCTTCTACCGTTCCTCATAACGTTGACTTCCACGCAGCTACCGGTCCTGGCGGCGGCGCGGCAGCTTCCTTCACTGCCCCGGGTCGTACCTCTACATTCAGCTTCAAAGCCCTGCAACCCGGTCTGTATATCTACCACTGCGCCGTTGCGCCCGTCGGTATGCACATCGCCAACGGTATGTACGGTCTGATTTTGGTTGAACCTAAAGAAGGTCTGCCGAAAGTGGATAAAGAGTTCTACATCGTCCAAGGCGACTTCTACACCAAAGGTAAAAAAGGTGCACAAGGCCTGCAACCGTTCGATATGGATAAAGCCGTCGCCGAACAACCTGAATACGTAGTATTTAACGGTCACGTAGGCGCTATCGCCGGCGACAACGCCCTGAAAGCCAAAGCAGGCGAAACTGTACGTATGTACGTTGGTAACGGTGGTCCTAACTTGGTATCTTCCTTCCACGTAATCGGCGAAATCTTCGACAAAGTTTATGTTGAAGGCGGTAAACTGATTAACGAAAACGTACAAAGCACCATCATTCCTGCAGGTGGTTCTGCTATGGTTGAATTCAAAGTAGACGTACCGGGCAGCTACACCTTGGTTGACCACTCTATCTTCCGCGCATTCAACAAAGGCGCACTGGGTCAATTGAAAGTAGAAGGTGCAGAAAACCCTGAAATCATGACTCAAAAATTGAGTGATACTGCTTATGCCGGTAACGGTGCAGCTCCTGCTGCTTCTGCTCCCGCAGCTTCTGCTCCTGCAGCCTCTGCTCCTGCAAAAAGCGATTACTAAATTGAACGCCCATTTTTAGGCAAACGAACCACTGCCGCCGTACTTAATTACGCACGGCAGTGGTTTTTTAATAATCAATTTTTTCACTTCGAAAGATTGATTCTTCAGACGGCATTCAAAGCTTTCGTTTAAAATACTGCCTGAAAAATCAATTTTAACCGTCTGTCAGGAGGCTTGATATGAAGTACATCCGGTTATTTTTTCTCTGTACGGCACTCATCAGTACCAATGCGGCAGCTACCGAAATGGTCAAAATAGAAGGTGGGAGCTACCGCCCCCTCTATCTGAAAAAAGATACAACCTTAATTAAAGTTAAACCTTTCCAACTTGATAAATATCCTGTTACCAATGCTGAATTTGCAGAATTTGTCAAAAATCATCCCCAATGGCAAAAAGGCAAGGTCAGTTCCAAACAGGCGGAGCCTTCTTATCTGAAACACTGGATTAAAAACGGCAGCCACAGCTATGCACCAAAAGCAAGCGAGCTGAAACAGCCCGTTACCAATGTTTCTTGGTTTGCCGCCAACGCATACTGTGTTGCACAAGGCAAACGCCTACCGACTATTAACGAATGGGAATTTGCCGGACTCGCCTCTGCCACTCAAAAAAACGGCTCCAACGAGCCCGGTTATAACCGCACTATTCTTGATTGGTACGCAGATGGCGGACGAAAAGGCTTGCATGACGTCGGCAAGGGCCGTCCCAACTACTGGGGTGTTTATGATATGCACGGACTTATTTGGGAATGGACGGAAGATTTCAACAGTAGCCTGCTTTCTTCCGGAAATGCCAATGCGCAAATGTTCTGCAGCGGTGCTTCTGTCGGATCGAGCGACTCATCCAACTATGCCGCCTTCCTCCGGTACGGTATCCGTACCAGTTTGCAATCCAAATATGTACTGCACAACTTAGGCTTCCGTTGTGCCGGTCAATAACTTTTTTAATTACCAAAGCAGCTTTGGCGGTACTGAAAAGTACCGCCGTTTTTTTATCTGTAAAATTACGGCCTGATTTGCAAAATATTCCAGACCTTATTTGCACCAAAACAATTCAATAAAAATTTCAGGCTTTGAGGAAAGCTTGCCTAATGCTTTTCAGAACAGATGAATTTTAGGAAATACGCCATTAAACATACTGAGCATGTTGTAATTATCCGGCATGGCTGACTTACCTGATCAGAAGGTCAAAGTTTCACCAAGTACCCAAAGAATCATATCTTAGGATGTCGTTTGCACCAGTCCGACAAACACAGCACATATTCTGCGCAAAAACATAAAATCTTTCGATATTACGAATTTTTCATGCCCCGGTTTAAGGCAACTGTTGCCTTAGTAGTTTAATTTATCAACAGTCTGACCGGAGAATCACGATATATCCTTATCTTCCCTTGCCTACCCGGTATCACTAATGGCATTCAAACATGGAAAGACACCGTAAATTTTACCCGCTATATCAAGCGCCTTATAGATCCAACTTGAGGATTTCAAATAAAATACCGTCTGAAAACCTTCAGACGGCATTTTATTTGAAATCCTGTTTACCAATAGCTGACAAACTGTTCCAAATCCGTATTTTTGGGCTTATGTATTTCTTCTGTCGGCGATCCCACCATCATCAATCCGATAATTTTATCCTTATCCGCACACCCGAAAGCCTGACGCAACAAAGGACTGTTGATCCACATTCCTGTAATCCACACATTGTCGAAACCTTGGGCAGTTGCCGCCAGCTGTAAAGCATACGCCGCACAACCTGCTGTCAGCATCTGTTCCCACTCCGGTTTCGGCTTCGCCACTTCTCGGTTCGGAGCAAACGTTACCCCTATTACCATTGGCGCCATATTACCCACTTTTTCAGCCTTTTTCATCGCATCATCGCCGAAATTCAATTCGGTAACCGTTTGCTTCAACACATCGCGAAAACGTTGCAATCCTACCTCGCCTTGGATGACGGTAAAATGAAAAGGACGCATATTTCCATGATCCGGAACCTGCGTTGCCGCCTGCAATATTTGTTCCAACTGTCCGGCATTAGGAGCGGGAGCCGCCAATTTTTTTGAAGACCGCCGTGTAATCAAAAGCTGCAAAGCATCCATATAATCGTTTCTCAAATCATTTCGGAAAGTGTTTTATAACACAAAGCATCCGGCAATGCCATTACACCGCCTAACCGGGAAAAATAATGCCGTCTGAAAACACATTCAGACGGCATCTCAAAATCAGCCGTAACGACGTTGGAAATCACTCATAAAATCCGCCAACGCCCTCACACCTTCCAGCGGCATTGCGTTATAAATACTGGCCCGCATCCCGCCGACAGATTTATAACCCTTCAACAGACACAAACCTTGCAATTCAGCCTCGAATACAAAACGGCGGTCAAGTTCCTCATTGCCCGTCTGAAACACAACATTCATTTTAGAACGCGCGTTCGGACGGATACGGTTGATATAAAAACCATCGCTGCCATCTATTGCACCATACAAAATTTGCGCCTTCAGATGATTGATTTTTTCAATTTTTCCCACTCCGCCCTGCGCCAACAACCAGCGGAACACCAGCCCCGACATATAAATCGAATAAGTTGAAGGCGTATTGTACATACCGTTGCGTTCGATATGGGAACGATAGTTGAACACATCAGGAATATTATCGGGACAGCGGTCCAACAGGTCTTCTCGAACAATGACCACAGTAACACCTGCCGGCCCGATATTTTTCTGAGCACCCGCATAAATCAGCCCGTAATCGGCAACCTCAAACTCACGCGACAAAATCTCACTGGACATATCGCATACCAACGGCGGCATGCCGTCTGAAAGGCGCGGCACTTTGCCGTATTGCAATCCATTGACGGTTTCATTGACGGCAAAATGAACAAAGGCGGAATTCCTGTCCACGTCCCACGTTTCCGGTTCGGGCAAATCCAAATAATCGAACTGCTCTCCACCGTGTGCCGCCAAGCGGATTTCCGTATCCGTCAACCGTTCCATCTGCTCATAGGCAATCCGGCTCCAGTTACCCGTTACCACGGCATCCGCAGTACGGAAACCATGTGCCAAATTCATGGCCACCATATTAAATTGAGTTGTCGCTCCTCCCTGTAAAAACAATATCTTATAATTTGAGGGAATCTTCAGAAGCCGCCGCAGATCCTCTTCCGCATGATGCAGGATACTCAAAAACATCTCCGAGCGGTGGCTCATCGCCATGACTGGAAAACCGGTTCCATTGTAGTCCAACATTTCCTGCTGTGCCGTCTGCAAAACCGCTTCAGGCAACGCCGCAGGACCGGCAGAGAAATTGTAAATCGGATAAAGAGACATAATACGGCCCCGAACTGT
This genomic window contains:
- the nirK gene encoding copper-containing nitrite reductase, with product MKRQALAAIIASMFALAACGGEQAAQAPAEAPAASAEAASSATQAAAETPAGELPVIDAVTTHAPEVPPAIDRDYPAKVRVKMETIEKTMKMDDGVEYHYWTFNGDVPGRMIRVREGDTVEVEFSNNPSSTVPHNVDFHAATGPGGGAAASFTAPGRTSTFSFKALQPGLYIYHCAVAPVGMHIANGMYGLILVEPKEGLPKVDKEFYIVQGDFYTKGKKGAQGLQPFDMDKAVAEQPEYVVFNGHVGAIAGDNALKAKAGETVRMYVGNGGPNLVSSFHVIGEIFDKVYVEGGKLINENVQSTIIPAGGSAMVEFKVDVPGSYTLVDHSIFRAFNKGALGQLKVEGAENPEIMTQKLSDTAYAGNGAAPAASAPAASAPAASAPAKSDY
- a CDS encoding LD-carboxypeptidase, whose translation is MIKPISRRRFLKTCTTAAGMGLLQACSTPTNSLAPNPVSLPVEKAQTVYPKPPRHSNSADNLLRIVASSGFAEDINRVNTALTRLYNAGFTVTNQQAGSRRFQRFAGTDAQRAADFQDVASGRVAMPKVLMGLRGGYGAARILPHIDFASLGARMRERGTLFFGFSDVCAVQLALLAKGNMMSFAGPMAYSEFGKPSPSVFTMDAFIKGATQCSLTVDIPNIQRSDIETEGILWGGNLSVLASLAGTPYMPDIQGGILFIEDVGEQPYRIERMLNTLYLSGILGKQRAIIFGDFRMGNIRDVYDSSYDFSTVVNHISRTAKIPVLTGFPFGHIADKITFPLGAHAKVRSRSDGGYSVEFDNYPTLDTSVLTLDTLLPPPDLSVFTENSLTDISE
- the serC gene encoding phosphoserine transaminase; translation: MSLYPIYNFSAGPAALPEAVLQTAQQEMLDYNGTGFPVMAMSHRSEMFLSILHHAEEDLRRLLKIPSNYKILFLQGGATTQFNMVAMNLAHGFRTADAVVTGNWSRIAYEQMERLTDTEIRLAAHGGEQFDYLDLPEPETWDVDRNSAFVHFAVNETVNGLQYGKVPRLSDGMPPLVCDMSSEILSREFEVADYGLIYAGAQKNIGPAGVTVVIVREDLLDRCPDNIPDVFNYRSHIERNGMYNTPSTYSIYMSGLVFRWLLAQGGVGKIEKINHLKAQILYGAIDGSDGFYINRIRPNARSKMNVVFQTGNEELDRRFVFEAELQGLCLLKGYKSVGGMRASIYNAMPLEGVRALADFMSDFQRRYG
- a CDS encoding formylglycine-generating enzyme family protein, with the translated sequence MKYIRLFFLCTALISTNAAATEMVKIEGGSYRPLYLKKDTTLIKVKPFQLDKYPVTNAEFAEFVKNHPQWQKGKVSSKQAEPSYLKHWIKNGSHSYAPKASELKQPVTNVSWFAANAYCVAQGKRLPTINEWEFAGLASATQKNGSNEPGYNRTILDWYADGGRKGLHDVGKGRPNYWGVYDMHGLIWEWTEDFNSSLLSSGNANAQMFCSGASVGSSDSSNYAAFLRYGIRTSLQSKYVLHNLGFRCAGQ
- a CDS encoding nitric-oxide reductase large subunit, with protein sequence MGQYKKLWYLLFAVLAVCFTILGYMGSEVYKKAPPYPEQVVSASGKVLMTKDDILAGQSAWQSTGGMEVGSILGHGAYQAPDWTADWLHRELVAWLDLTAQQTYGKKFDEVSPEEQAVLKTRLADEYRNQSRVKEDGSVVISDTRVKAIESILPYYHGVYSDDPKLQTTREHFAMKNNTLPSQEAREKLFNFFFWTSWSASTNRPNETFTYTNNWPHEPLINNVPTTENYMWSFTSVVLLLMGIGLLMWGYSFLTKHEEVEVPAEDPISKVQLTPSQKALGKYVFLTVALFVVQVLLGGLTAHYTVEGQGFYGIDEALGFEMSDWFPYALTRTWHLQSAIFWIATGFLTAGLFLAPIVNGGKDPKFQRAGVNFLYIALFIVVGGSYAGNFFALTHIIPPELNFWFGHQGYEYLDLGRFWQLLLMVGLLLWLFLMLRCTISAFKEKGVDKNLLAIFVASMVGVGVFYAPGLFYGEKSPIAVMEYWRWWVVHLWVEGFFEVFATAAFAFIFYNMGFVRRSTATASTLAAGAIFMLGGIPGTLHHLYFSGSTSASMAIGACFSALEVVPLVLLGREAYEHWSYQHLSDWAKRLRWPLMCFVAVAFWNMIGAGVFGFLINPPISLFYIQGLNTSAVHAHAALFGVYGFLALGFVLLVARYLKPNVQFDDKLMTWGFWLLNGGLVGMIVISLLPVGAIQAYASITHGLWYARSEEFLQMEILDTLRWVRTAADLIFIGGAVCVAIQATKIVFSRDK
- a CDS encoding nitroreductase family protein, translated to MDALQLLITRRSSKKLAAPAPNAGQLEQILQAATQVPDHGNMRPFHFTVIQGEVGLQRFRDVLKQTVTELNFGDDAMKKAEKVGNMAPMVIGVTFAPNREVAKPKPEWEQMLTAGCAAYALQLAATAQGFDNVWITGMWINSPLLRQAFGCADKDKIIGLMMVGSPTEEIHKPKNTDLEQFVSYW